In Serratia sp. FDAARGOS_506, a genomic segment contains:
- the asnS gene encoding asparagine--tRNA ligase: protein MSVVPVVDVLQGRAAVDSEVTVRGWVRTRRDSKAGISFLAVYDGSCFDPLQAVVNNSLPNYQDEVLHLTTGCSVEVTGKVVASPGEGQSFELQATAIKVVGWVDDPDTYPMAAKRHSIEYLREVAHLRPRTNLIGAVARVRHTLAQAIHRFFHENGYFWVSTPLITASDTEGAGEMFRVSTLDLENLPRTDKGTVDFSEDFFGKEAFLTVSGQLNGETYACALSKVYTFGPTFRAENSNTSRHLAEFWMIEPEVAFATLDDVAGLAESMLKYVFQAVLDERADDLKFFAERVDKDAIARLERFVSSDFAQVDYTDAIEILLASGQTFENPVSWGIDLSSEHERYLAEKHFQAPVVVKNYPKDIKAFYMRMNEDGKTVAAMDVLAPGIGEIIGGSQREERLDVLDQRLEEMGLNKEDYWWYRDLRRYGTVPHSGFGLGFERLIAYVTGVQNVRDVIPFPRTPRNASF from the coding sequence ATGAGCGTAGTGCCTGTAGTCGACGTACTGCAAGGTCGTGCTGCGGTTGACAGTGAAGTCACCGTACGCGGCTGGGTACGTACCCGGAGAGATTCAAAAGCTGGTATCTCCTTCCTGGCCGTCTATGACGGTTCCTGCTTTGATCCGTTACAGGCCGTCGTTAATAATTCTCTGCCGAATTATCAGGATGAAGTGCTGCACCTGACGACCGGTTGCTCGGTTGAAGTTACCGGCAAGGTCGTCGCTTCACCGGGCGAAGGCCAGAGCTTCGAACTGCAGGCCACCGCGATCAAAGTGGTCGGCTGGGTCGACGATCCGGACACTTACCCGATGGCGGCCAAACGCCACAGCATCGAATACCTGCGTGAAGTGGCCCACCTGCGCCCGCGCACCAATCTGATCGGCGCCGTGGCGCGCGTGCGTCATACTCTGGCGCAAGCGATCCACCGCTTCTTCCATGAAAATGGCTATTTCTGGGTGTCCACCCCGCTGATCACCGCCTCCGATACCGAAGGCGCCGGCGAGATGTTCCGCGTATCCACGCTGGATCTGGAAAACCTGCCGCGCACCGACAAGGGCACCGTCGACTTCAGCGAAGACTTCTTCGGTAAGGAAGCCTTCCTCACCGTTTCCGGCCAGCTGAACGGCGAAACCTACGCCTGCGCGCTGTCCAAGGTTTACACCTTCGGCCCAACCTTCCGCGCTGAAAACTCCAACACCAGCCGCCACTTGGCCGAGTTCTGGATGATCGAACCGGAAGTGGCCTTCGCTACGCTGGACGACGTTGCCGGCCTGGCTGAAAGCATGCTGAAGTATGTGTTCCAGGCGGTGCTGGATGAACGCGCCGATGACCTGAAATTCTTCGCCGAGCGCGTAGATAAAGATGCTATCGCACGTCTGGAGCGTTTCGTCTCTTCCGATTTCGCTCAGGTGGACTACACCGACGCCATCGAGATCCTGCTGGCCTCGGGCCAAACCTTCGAAAACCCGGTTTCCTGGGGTATCGATCTCTCTTCCGAACATGAACGTTACCTGGCTGAGAAACACTTCCAGGCGCCGGTGGTGGTGAAAAACTACCCGAAAGACATCAAAGCGTTCTATATGCGCATGAACGAAGACGGCAAAACCGTCGCGGCCATGGACGTGCTGGCGCCGGGCATCGGCGAAATCATCGGCGGCTCGCAGCGTGAAGAACGCCTCGACGTGCTCGATCAACGTCTGGAAGAGATGGGCCTGAATAAAGAAGACTATTGGTGGTATCGCGACCTGCGCCGCTACGGCACCGTGCCGCATTCCGGTTTCGGCCTGGGCTTTGAACGTTTAATCGCCTATGTCACCGGCGTGCAAAACGTGCGCGATGTGATTCCATTCCCTCGCACGCCACGTAACGCAAGCTTCTAA
- the pncB gene encoding nicotinate phosphoribosyltransferase, with amino-acid sequence MTQYASPILTSLLDTDAYKLHMQQAVFHRYPAISVAAEFRCRGDELLGEYADEIRAQVALMSRLALTDAEFAYLSGLPFFRQDYLNWLRTFRYDPQQVIVENRDGKLHIRIAGPWRDVIMWEVPLLAVISEVVHRRRSAQVTPEQAVTHLQTKLAQFKTLAGDLDLSRFKLMDFGTRRRFSQGVQQAIVSTLQAEFPYLSGTSNYDLAHQLGLAPVGTQAHEWFQAHQQISPVLANSQRAALQAWLDEYPDQLGIALTDCITMDAFLRDFGPQFAERYQGLRHDSGDPVEWGEKAIAHYQTLGIDPMSKTLVFSDNLDLEKALALYRHFYQRINLSFGIGTRLTCDIPGVKPLNIVIKLVECKGKPVAKLSDSPGKTICQDQAFVRALRKAFDLPLVKKAS; translated from the coding sequence ATGACTCAATACGCTTCCCCGATTTTGACATCACTGCTTGATACCGATGCTTATAAGCTTCATATGCAGCAAGCAGTGTTCCATCGCTATCCCGCGATCAGCGTGGCGGCGGAATTCCGCTGCCGCGGCGACGAACTGCTGGGCGAATATGCCGACGAGATCCGCGCACAGGTGGCGCTGATGAGCCGGCTGGCACTGACCGACGCCGAATTCGCTTATCTCTCGGGCCTGCCCTTCTTCCGTCAGGATTATCTGAACTGGCTGCGGACGTTCCGTTACGATCCGCAGCAGGTGATCGTCGAGAACCGCGACGGCAAGCTGCATATCCGCATCGCCGGACCGTGGCGCGACGTGATCATGTGGGAGGTCCCGCTGCTGGCGGTGATCAGCGAAGTGGTGCATCGCCGCCGCTCTGCGCAGGTGACGCCGGAACAGGCGGTGACACATCTGCAGACCAAGCTGGCACAGTTCAAGACGCTGGCGGGCGATCTGGATCTTTCGCGCTTCAAGCTGATGGACTTCGGCACCCGCCGCCGTTTTTCTCAGGGCGTGCAGCAGGCCATCGTCAGCACTTTGCAAGCCGAGTTCCCGTACCTGTCGGGCACCAGCAATTACGATCTGGCGCACCAGCTCGGCCTGGCACCGGTAGGTACCCAAGCGCATGAGTGGTTCCAGGCACACCAGCAAATAAGCCCGGTACTGGCCAACAGCCAGCGCGCCGCATTGCAAGCCTGGTTGGATGAATACCCGGATCAACTCGGCATCGCGCTCACTGACTGTATCACCATGGATGCCTTCCTGCGCGACTTTGGCCCGCAATTCGCCGAGCGTTATCAGGGGTTGCGCCACGATTCCGGCGATCCCGTCGAGTGGGGTGAGAAAGCCATTGCCCACTATCAGACGTTGGGCATAGATCCAATGAGCAAAACGCTGGTGTTCTCGGACAACCTGGATCTGGAAAAAGCGCTGGCGCTTTATCGCCACTTTTACCAACGCATCAACCTCAGCTTCGGCATCGGCACGCGCCTGACCTGCGATATTCCAGGCGTCAAGCCGCTGAATATCGTGATCAAACTGGTCGAGTGCAAAGGCAAACCGGTAGCCAAGCTCTCCGACAGCCCCGGCAAAACCATCTGCCAGGATCAGGCATTTGTCAGGGCCTTGCGCAAAGCCTTCGACCTGCCGCTGGTGAAGAAAGCCAGCTGA
- a CDS encoding GGDEF domain-containing protein, which yields MKIKYAIYFFTLCLMTSFSLFIVEELLEAHTDYRDNQLNLYKIDRAKEISEAFQASLQAHRLKRLSLIDPQITRAQYLTADRAAREKITQIREHLNDAVARQLGVRQKIAALSMIGLMEQLLDNDNLQLSQFNNANANLFNINSAYYISQTSKSYYRYTYDTRMVDTDSFMFLEAIRLNNRLNMSLTELSDQIIDVNVSPLARKDAYLKSIQLTGVLNALSTRLIFMKINYDDVQTTDIVNQLLTLVSAERLKQITDGLYTAINTQKPYPAALISRYVDELSGLSQTLYQRSFELETVASRHKIYDSQTTIYGMIALAGLVVLLFILPALVFCTNINRWLTKTHNNIVRLSRGEMNIDRNDAFYSRELIAISDAIQQLRQYQLDKISLESEKQLLIKELEASSFLDPLTNIYNRRKFFLECQLLGDGSYPQAFCLIDIDNFKQLNDSYGHDVGDQALVAFGHLLQRAFRASDIFCRYGGEEFAVLLGNCSLDNARDIMEQLRSRTHRLTLNLADGRQVRFTTSCGIAPVKAFTALQAAIKQADEALYFCKKNGKDRVSVHTQVGFI from the coding sequence ATGAAAATCAAATACGCAATCTATTTTTTTACCCTGTGCCTGATGACCTCCTTCTCGCTGTTCATCGTCGAGGAGCTGCTCGAAGCCCATACCGACTACCGCGATAACCAGCTCAACCTGTACAAGATTGACCGCGCCAAAGAGATCTCCGAGGCTTTTCAGGCTTCACTGCAGGCTCACCGCCTCAAACGTTTAAGCCTGATCGACCCGCAAATCACCCGCGCGCAATATTTGACCGCCGATCGGGCAGCGCGCGAGAAAATCACCCAGATCCGGGAACATCTGAATGATGCGGTCGCCAGGCAGCTTGGGGTGCGGCAAAAAATTGCCGCGCTGTCGATGATCGGCCTGATGGAACAGCTGTTGGATAACGACAACCTGCAGCTTTCGCAGTTCAACAACGCCAACGCCAATCTGTTCAACATCAACAGCGCCTATTACATCTCGCAAACCAGCAAGAGCTATTACCGCTACACCTACGATACCCGGATGGTAGATACCGATTCCTTTATGTTTCTCGAGGCCATCCGTCTCAACAACCGGCTGAATATGTCACTGACGGAATTAAGCGACCAGATTATTGACGTCAACGTCAGCCCGCTCGCTCGCAAAGACGCCTATCTGAAGTCCATCCAGCTAACTGGCGTACTGAACGCGCTGAGCACCCGACTGATCTTCATGAAGATCAACTACGACGACGTGCAAACTACCGATATCGTCAATCAGTTGCTCACCCTGGTGTCCGCCGAGCGCCTCAAACAAATTACCGATGGGCTGTACACCGCCATCAATACCCAAAAGCCGTATCCCGCAGCGCTTATCTCGCGCTATGTCGATGAGCTGAGCGGGCTTTCGCAAACGCTGTATCAACGCAGCTTCGAGCTGGAAACCGTCGCCTCGCGTCACAAGATTTACGACAGCCAGACCACCATTTACGGCATGATCGCGCTAGCCGGCCTGGTGGTGTTGCTGTTCATTTTACCGGCGCTGGTGTTCTGCACCAATATCAACCGCTGGCTGACCAAAACCCACAACAATATCGTGCGGCTGTCGCGCGGCGAGATGAACATCGATCGCAACGACGCCTTCTACAGCCGGGAACTTATCGCCATCAGCGATGCCATTCAGCAGCTCCGGCAATATCAGTTGGACAAGATCTCGCTGGAGAGTGAGAAGCAGCTGCTGATTAAAGAGCTCGAGGCTTCCTCCTTCCTCGATCCGCTCACCAATATTTATAATCGCCGTAAATTCTTCCTCGAATGCCAACTGCTGGGCGACGGCAGCTATCCGCAGGCCTTTTGCCTGATCGATATCGACAATTTCAAACAGCTCAACGACAGCTACGGTCACGACGTGGGTGACCAGGCGCTGGTAGCCTTCGGCCACCTGTTGCAACGCGCATTCCGGGCCAGCGACATTTTCTGTCGCTACGGCGGCGAAGAGTTCGCGGTGCTGCTGGGCAACTGTTCGTTGGACAACGCGCGGGACATCATGGAGCAATTGCGCAGCCGCACTCACCGCCTGACGCTAAATCTGGCCGACGGACGGCAAGTGCGTTTCACCACCAGCTGCGGCATTGCGCCGGTCAAGGCGTTCACCGCGCTGCAAGCGGCGATCAAACAGGCAGATGAAGCGCTCTATTTTTGCAAAAAGAACGGCAAGGATCGGGTCAGCGTACACACTCAGGTCGGGTTTATCTGA
- the pepN gene encoding aminopeptidase N, producing MTQQPQAKYRHDYRAPDYTTTDIDLDFSLDAETTRVTAVSKIKRQGAAGTPLVLDGEDLTLVSIQVDGQPWSAYRQQDNQLVIEELPAQFTLTIVNDIHPAKNTALEGLYLSGDALCTQCEAEGFHHITYYQDRPDVLARFTTRIVADKARYPFLLSNGNRIGQGELADGRHWVQWQDPFPKPCYLFALVAGDFDVLRDSFTTRSGRKVALELFVDRGNLDRADWAMTSLKNSMKWDETRFGLEYDLDIYMIVAVDFFNMGAMENKGLNIFNSKYVLAKAETATDKDYLNIEAVIGHEYFHNWTGNRVTCRDWFQLSLKEGLTVFRDQEFSSDLGSRSVNRIDNVRVMRGAQFAEDASPMAHAIRPDKVIEMNNFYTLTVYEKGSEVIRMMHTLLGEANFQKGMQLYFERHDGSAATCDDFVQAMEDASNVDLSRFRRWYSQSGTPLLTVRDEYDAQTQQYRLHVSQKTAPTADQPEKLPLHIPLDIELYDSEGNVIALQKGGLPVNNVLNVTEAEQTFVFDGVAHKPVPSLLREFSAPVKLDYPYSDQQLTFLMQHARNEFTRWDAAQSLLATYIKLNVARHQQKQPLSLPLHVADAFRAVLLDEKLDPALAAQILTLPSENEIAELFATIDPEAIAAVHEAIVRCLARELADEWLAVYHANKTDGYRVEHAEIAKRALRNVCLGYLAFGEDVALADQLVSEQYRQADNMTDSLAALSAAVAAQLPCRDALLAAFDERWHQDGLVMDKWFVLQGSSPAADVLSKVRALLQHRSFSLSNPNRTRSLIGGFASGNPAAFHAADGSGYQFLAEILSDLNQRNPQIAARLIEPLIRLKRYDAGRQALMRKALEQLKGLENLSGDLYEKISKALDA from the coding sequence ATGACACAACAGCCACAGGCAAAATATCGCCACGATTATCGCGCGCCTGATTACACCACGACCGATATCGATTTGGACTTCAGTTTGGACGCGGAAACCACGCGTGTGACCGCCGTCAGTAAAATCAAACGTCAGGGCGCGGCCGGTACACCGCTGGTGCTGGATGGCGAAGATCTGACGCTGGTGAGCATTCAGGTCGACGGGCAACCGTGGAGCGCCTATCGTCAGCAGGATAACCAGCTGGTCATCGAAGAGTTGCCGGCACAATTCACTCTTACCATCGTCAACGACATTCACCCGGCGAAAAACACCGCGCTGGAAGGGCTGTATCTGTCCGGCGATGCGCTGTGCACGCAATGCGAAGCCGAAGGCTTCCACCACATTACCTATTATCAGGACCGCCCGGACGTGCTGGCGCGCTTTACCACCCGCATCGTGGCTGACAAGGCGCGCTATCCGTTCCTGCTGTCGAACGGTAACCGAATCGGCCAGGGCGAACTGGCCGATGGCCGCCACTGGGTGCAATGGCAGGATCCGTTCCCGAAACCTTGCTACCTGTTTGCGCTGGTGGCGGGGGACTTCGACGTGCTGCGCGACAGCTTCACCACCCGCTCCGGCCGTAAGGTCGCGCTGGAACTGTTCGTCGATCGCGGTAACCTGGATCGCGCCGACTGGGCGATGACATCGCTAAAGAACTCGATGAAGTGGGACGAGACCCGCTTCGGCCTGGAATACGATCTCGACATTTATATGATTGTGGCGGTCGATTTCTTCAATATGGGCGCGATGGAGAACAAAGGGTTAAATATCTTTAACTCCAAATATGTGCTGGCGAAGGCGGAAACCGCCACCGACAAGGACTACCTGAACATCGAAGCGGTGATCGGCCACGAATATTTCCACAACTGGACCGGTAACCGCGTAACCTGCCGCGACTGGTTCCAGCTCAGCTTGAAAGAGGGGCTGACGGTATTCCGCGATCAGGAGTTCAGTTCCGATCTGGGATCGCGTTCGGTCAACCGCATCGATAACGTGCGCGTGATGCGCGGCGCGCAGTTCGCCGAAGATGCCAGCCCGATGGCGCACGCCATCCGCCCGGATAAAGTGATCGAGATGAACAACTTCTACACCCTCACGGTGTATGAAAAGGGTTCCGAAGTGATCCGCATGATGCACACCTTGCTTGGGGAAGCGAACTTCCAGAAAGGGATGCAGCTCTATTTCGAACGCCACGACGGCAGCGCCGCCACCTGCGACGATTTTGTGCAGGCGATGGAGGATGCGTCCAATGTCGATCTGTCGCGCTTCCGCCGTTGGTATAGCCAGTCTGGCACGCCGCTGTTGACGGTGCGCGACGAATACGACGCACAAACCCAGCAGTATCGCCTGCATGTCAGCCAGAAAACCGCGCCGACCGCCGATCAACCCGAGAAGTTGCCGCTGCATATTCCGCTGGATATCGAACTGTACGACAGTGAAGGCAACGTCATCGCGCTGCAAAAGGGCGGTCTGCCGGTCAACAACGTGCTGAATGTCACCGAAGCGGAGCAGACCTTCGTATTTGACGGCGTGGCGCACAAGCCGGTGCCGTCGCTGCTGCGCGAATTCTCCGCGCCGGTGAAGCTGGACTATCCGTACAGCGACCAGCAGCTGACCTTCCTGATGCAGCACGCGCGCAATGAATTTACGCGTTGGGATGCGGCACAGAGTCTGCTGGCGACCTATATCAAGCTGAACGTGGCGCGGCACCAGCAGAAACAGCCGCTGTCGCTGCCGCTGCACGTGGCCGATGCGTTCCGCGCGGTGCTGCTGGACGAGAAGCTGGATCCGGCGCTGGCGGCGCAGATCCTGACGCTGCCGTCGGAGAATGAAATCGCCGAGCTGTTCGCCACCATCGATCCGGAAGCGATAGCCGCGGTGCACGAAGCGATCGTTCGCTGCCTGGCGCGGGAGTTGGCCGATGAGTGGCTGGCGGTGTATCACGCCAACAAGACCGACGGCTACCGCGTGGAGCACGCCGAGATCGCCAAGCGCGCCTTGCGCAATGTGTGCCTGGGTTATCTGGCGTTCGGCGAAGATGTGGCGCTGGCGGACCAGCTGGTGAGTGAACAGTATCGCCAGGCGGACAATATGACCGACTCGCTGGCGGCGCTGTCTGCCGCGGTCGCGGCCCAGCTGCCGTGCCGCGATGCGCTGCTGGCAGCGTTCGACGAGCGCTGGCATCAGGATGGCCTGGTGATGGACAAATGGTTCGTGCTGCAGGGCAGCAGCCCGGCGGCGGACGTGCTGAGCAAGGTGCGTGCGCTGTTGCAGCACCGTTCGTTCAGCCTGAGCAACCCGAACCGTACCCGTTCGCTGATCGGCGGCTTCGCTTCCGGCAACCCGGCGGCGTTCCATGCCGCGGACGGCAGCGGCTATCAGTTCCTGGCGGAGATCCTCAGCGATCTCAACCAGCGCAACCCGCAGATCGCCGCGCGCCTGATTGAACCGCTGATTCGCCTGAAGCGTTACGACGCGGGCCGCCAGGCGTTGATGCGCAAGGCGCTGGAACAGCTGAAAGGGTTGGAAAACCTGTCCGGCGATCTGTACGAGAAGATCAGCAAGGCGCTCGACGCCTGA
- the ssuB gene encoding aliphatic sulfonates ABC transporter ATP-binding protein gives MTLPARLAQGTPVTLESISKGYGNRTVLDNIQLRISAGQFVAVVGRSGCGKSTLLRLLAGLEQASSGALLSGNAPLAAAKEDTRLMFQDARLLPWKTVIDNVGLGLRGQWREAALQALDAVGLADRARDWPAALSGGQKQRVALARALIHRPRLLLLDEPLGALDALTRIEMQGLIETLWQQHGFTVLLVTHDVSEAIALADRVILIEEGRIGLDLTLDLPRPRRKGSARLAELEAEVLERVLSPPVAAASPRQAAN, from the coding sequence ATGACCCTTCCCGCTCGCCTTGCGCAAGGCACGCCGGTGACGCTGGAGTCCATCAGCAAAGGTTACGGCAACCGCACGGTGCTGGACAATATCCAGCTGCGTATTTCCGCCGGGCAATTCGTGGCGGTGGTCGGCCGCAGCGGCTGCGGCAAGAGCACTCTGCTGCGCCTGTTGGCCGGCCTGGAGCAGGCCAGCAGCGGCGCGCTGCTCAGCGGCAACGCGCCGCTTGCCGCCGCTAAAGAAGATACCCGACTGATGTTCCAGGATGCACGCCTGTTGCCGTGGAAAACGGTGATCGACAACGTGGGCCTGGGGCTACGCGGCCAGTGGCGCGAGGCGGCACTGCAGGCGCTGGACGCGGTCGGTTTGGCGGATCGCGCCCGCGACTGGCCGGCAGCGCTGTCCGGCGGGCAAAAGCAACGGGTCGCCCTGGCGCGCGCGCTGATCCATCGCCCTCGCCTGCTGCTTCTGGACGAACCGCTCGGGGCACTGGATGCCCTGACGCGTATCGAGATGCAGGGGCTGATAGAAACGCTGTGGCAACAGCACGGTTTTACCGTACTGCTGGTCACGCATGACGTCAGCGAAGCCATCGCGCTGGCGGATCGGGTGATCCTGATTGAAGAGGGGCGCATCGGGCTGGATCTCACCCTCGATCTGCCGCGGCCGCGCCGCAAAGGCTCGGCCCGGCTGGCAGAGCTGGAGGCCGAAGTGCTGGAACGGGTGTTATCGCCGCCGGTTGCCGCAGCTAGCCCGCGCCAGGCGGCGAATTGA
- the ssuC gene encoding aliphatic sulfonate ABC transporter permease SsuC, with protein sequence MAKNAQRILYRLAPWALPLALVILWQIAVETGWLSNRILPAPSAVLAAFWSLSQSGELWQHLSISSQRALIGFGIGGSIGLILGFITGLSRWGERLLDSSVQMIRNVPHLALIPLVILWFGIDESAKIFLVALGTLFPIYLNTYHGIKNIDRGLLEMARSYGLSGFRLFTQVVLPGALPSIMVGVRFALGFMWLTLIVAETISANSGIGYLAMNAREFLQTDVVVVAIVLYALLGKLADVGAQLLERAWLRWHPAYQLKQGEAL encoded by the coding sequence ATGGCAAAGAACGCGCAACGCATCCTGTATCGACTGGCTCCCTGGGCGCTGCCGCTGGCGCTGGTGATCCTCTGGCAGATCGCCGTCGAAACCGGCTGGCTGTCCAATCGCATTTTACCGGCGCCGAGCGCGGTGCTGGCCGCCTTCTGGAGCCTGAGCCAAAGCGGCGAACTGTGGCAACATCTGAGCATCAGCAGCCAGCGCGCGTTGATCGGCTTTGGCATCGGCGGCAGCATCGGACTGATCCTCGGTTTTATTACCGGGCTGTCACGCTGGGGCGAACGCCTGCTGGACAGCTCGGTGCAAATGATCCGCAACGTGCCGCATCTGGCGCTGATCCCGCTGGTGATCCTGTGGTTCGGCATCGATGAATCCGCCAAGATCTTTCTGGTGGCGCTCGGCACGCTGTTCCCGATTTATCTCAATACCTATCACGGCATCAAAAATATCGATCGTGGCCTGTTGGAGATGGCCCGCAGCTACGGCCTGAGCGGTTTCCGCCTGTTTACACAAGTGGTGCTGCCGGGCGCGCTGCCGTCGATAATGGTCGGCGTGCGTTTCGCTCTCGGCTTCATGTGGCTGACGCTGATCGTCGCCGAAACCATTTCGGCCAATTCGGGCATCGGCTACCTGGCGATGAACGCGCGCGAATTCCTGCAAACCGACGTGGTGGTGGTGGCGATCGTGCTGTACGCCCTGCTCGGCAAGCTGGCGGACGTGGGCGCGCAGTTGCTGGAGCGCGCCTGGTTGCGCTGGCATCCGGCCTATCAACTGAAACAGGGAGAAGCGCTATGA
- the ssuD gene encoding FMNH2-dependent alkanesulfonate monooxygenase codes for MSLNVFWFLPTHGDGHYLGSAQGARSVDHGYLQQIAQAADRLGFGGVLIPTGRSCEDSWLVAASLIPVTQRLKFLVALRPGIISPTLAARQAATLDRLSNGRALFNLVTGGDPEELAAEGLHLSHEERYEASTEFTHIWRRVLEGETVDFDGKHIQVKGAKLLFPPVQQPRPPLYFGGSSAAAQDLAAEQVEMYLTWGEPPAQVKEKIDEVRAKAAAKGRQVRFGIRLHVIVRETTEEAWHAADRLIAHLDEETIANAQQAFARFDSVGQRRMAALHGGKKDNLEISPNLWAGIGLVRGGAGTALVGDGPTVAARMQEYADLGIDTFILSGYPHLEEAYRVGELLFPHLDLAREETPARLQPVRPQGEVVANIYVPQKVSQS; via the coding sequence ATGAGCCTGAACGTTTTCTGGTTTTTACCCACCCACGGCGACGGCCACTATCTTGGTAGCGCACAAGGAGCGCGCAGCGTCGATCACGGTTATTTGCAGCAGATCGCCCAGGCGGCGGACCGGCTGGGATTCGGCGGGGTGTTGATCCCTACCGGCCGTTCGTGCGAAGACTCTTGGCTGGTGGCCGCCTCGCTAATCCCGGTCACCCAGCGGCTGAAATTCTTGGTCGCGCTGCGGCCGGGCATCATCTCCCCTACGCTGGCGGCGCGCCAGGCGGCGACGCTGGATCGCCTGTCCAACGGGCGCGCGCTGTTCAATCTGGTCACCGGCGGCGATCCGGAAGAACTGGCGGCCGAGGGGCTGCACCTTAGCCATGAAGAACGCTACGAAGCCTCAACCGAGTTCACCCACATCTGGCGCCGGGTGCTGGAAGGCGAAACCGTCGATTTCGACGGCAAGCATATTCAGGTAAAAGGCGCCAAACTGCTGTTCCCGCCGGTGCAGCAGCCGCGCCCACCGCTCTATTTCGGCGGATCCTCCGCCGCCGCGCAGGATCTGGCCGCCGAACAGGTAGAAATGTATCTCACCTGGGGAGAGCCGCCGGCGCAGGTTAAAGAGAAGATCGACGAGGTGCGCGCCAAAGCGGCGGCGAAAGGCCGCCAGGTACGCTTCGGTATCCGCCTGCATGTCATCGTGCGGGAAACCACCGAAGAGGCCTGGCACGCCGCCGACCGGCTGATCGCGCACCTCGATGAGGAAACCATCGCCAACGCACAGCAGGCTTTTGCGCGCTTCGACTCCGTCGGCCAACGGCGCATGGCGGCGCTGCACGGCGGCAAAAAGGATAACCTGGAGATCAGCCCGAACCTGTGGGCCGGCATCGGCCTGGTGCGCGGCGGCGCCGGCACCGCGCTGGTGGGCGACGGCCCGACGGTCGCGGCGCGCATGCAGGAATATGCCGATTTGGGCATCGACACCTTTATTCTTTCCGGCTACCCGCATCTGGAAGAGGCCTACCGCGTCGGCGAACTGCTGTTTCCGCACCTCGACCTGGCGCGGGAGGAAACGCCCGCGCGGCTTCAGCCGGTGCGGCCGCAGGGCGAAGTGGTGGCCAACATTTATGTTCCGCAAAAAGTGTCGCAGAGCTGA
- a CDS encoding sulfonate ABC transporter substrate-binding protein has protein sequence MKTRIALRRWLSAATLTGLLSLVWANAAAAQDPAQFRIGYQKGSVSLVLAKSHRLLEERFPATRISWIEFPAGPQMLEALNVGSIDLGSTGDIPPIFAQAAGADLLYVGVEPPKPKAEVILVPENSPIKTIADLKGHKVAFQKGSSSHNLLLRSLQKAGLKFTDIQPAYLTPADARAAFQQGNVDAWAIWDPYYSAALLQGGVRVLGDGTDLNQTGSFYLAARPYVEANGAFISQVLTVLTQADALTRSDRAQSVTLLANAMGLPEPVIASYLDHRPPTAITPLDAHTIAAQQQTADLFYANRLVPVKVDISQRIWRPSAQ, from the coding sequence ATGAAAACACGCATCGCTTTACGGCGCTGGCTGAGCGCCGCTACCCTCACCGGCCTGCTATCGCTGGTCTGGGCCAACGCCGCCGCTGCGCAGGATCCGGCGCAGTTCCGTATCGGCTACCAAAAAGGGTCGGTCAGCCTGGTGCTGGCGAAGAGCCACCGGCTGCTGGAGGAACGTTTCCCCGCCACCCGCATCAGCTGGATCGAGTTTCCCGCCGGCCCGCAAATGCTGGAGGCCTTGAACGTCGGCAGCATCGATCTGGGCAGCACCGGCGATATTCCGCCGATCTTCGCGCAGGCCGCCGGCGCTGACCTGCTGTATGTCGGCGTTGAACCGCCCAAACCGAAGGCAGAGGTAATCCTGGTGCCGGAAAACAGTCCGATCAAAACCATCGCCGATCTGAAAGGCCATAAGGTCGCCTTCCAGAAAGGATCCAGCTCACACAATCTGCTGCTGCGATCGCTGCAAAAGGCCGGCCTGAAATTTACGGATATCCAGCCCGCCTATCTGACCCCCGCCGATGCGCGCGCCGCCTTCCAGCAGGGCAACGTCGACGCCTGGGCCATCTGGGATCCTTATTATTCCGCCGCGCTGCTGCAGGGCGGCGTACGGGTGCTCGGCGACGGCACCGATCTGAACCAGACCGGTTCCTTCTATCTGGCGGCGCGCCCCTATGTTGAAGCCAACGGCGCCTTTATTAGCCAGGTCTTGACGGTGCTGACCCAGGCCGATGCGCTCACTCGCAGCGACCGGGCGCAAAGCGTGACCCTGCTGGCCAACGCCATGGGGCTGCCTGAACCGGTGATCGCCAGCTATCTGGATCACCGCCCGCCAACCGCCATCACGCCGCTCGATGCGCATACGATCGCCGCGCAGCAGCAAACCGCCGACCTGTTTTACGCCAACCGGCTGGTGCCGGTGAAGGTCGACATCTCGCAACGCATCTGGCGCCCAAGCGCGCAATAA